The proteins below come from a single Antennarius striatus isolate MH-2024 chromosome 18, ASM4005453v1, whole genome shotgun sequence genomic window:
- the puf60a gene encoding poly(U)-binding-splicing factor PUF60a isoform X1, producing the protein MMLAPNRLETRSGPGGPAVVMENGQNTPTKLGLPPLTANQQEALQKAKKYAMEQSIRSVLVKQTLSQQQLSSLQVASLSMGLGDTPSPLQSVAAQRQRALAIMCRVYVGSIYYELGEDTIRQAFAPFGPIKSIDMSWDSVTMKHKGFAFVEYDMPEAAQLALEQMNSVLLGGRNIKVGRPSNIGQAQPIIDQLAEEARGFNRIYVASVHPDLSDGDIRSVFEAFGRIKSCQLAREPPTGRHKGYGFIEYDKPQSSQDAVASMNLFDLGGQYLRVGKAVTPPITLLTPTAPGGLPAAAAAVAAAAAAAAKITSQDAVGASVIGALTGPALLALPQAVMAAQAPGVITGVTPARPVLPQVGLVNPVLATPPGSAVRFDSEAQRKEEEARQDGAPGPLSQEGPLSLSSSARQLVMRKLLRKQESTVMVLRNMVGPDDIDDALEGEVTEECGKFGRVRRVVIYQERQGEEDDADVIVKIFVGFSQGSEVNRAVRALHHRWFGGRQVVAEEYDQERFDNSDLSA; encoded by the exons ATGATGTTGGCTCCCAACCGGCTGGAGACTCGATCAGGACCG GGAGGGCCGGCCGTCGTCATGGAGAACGGGCAGAACACCCCCACTAAACTGGGCCTCCCCCCGCTCACAGCcaaccagcaggaggcgctgcagAAG GCCAAGAAGTACGCCATGGAGCAGAGCATCAGGAGCGTCCTGGTCAAACAGACGCTgagtcagcagcagctcagcagccTGCAG gtgGCGTCTCTGTCGATGGGGCTGGGGGACACCCCGTCTCCTCTCCAGTCG GTGGCGGCGCAGCGCCAGCGGGCCCTGGCCATCATGTGTCGGGTGTACGTGGGGTCCATCTACTACGAGCTGGGGGAGGACACCATCAGACAGGCCTTCGCCCCGTTCGGACCAATCAAAAGCATCGACATGTCCTGGGACTCCGTCACCATGAAGCACAAG GGCTTCGCCTTCGTGGAGTATGACATGCCAGAGGCAGCTCAGCTGGCGCTGGAGCAGATGAACTCCGTCCTGCTGGGGGGCCGCAACATCAAG GTGGGGAGGCCCAGTAACATCGGCCAGGCTCAGCCAATCATCGACCAGCTGGCGGAGGAGGCGCGGGGCTTCAACCGGATCTACGTGGCGTCCGTCCACCCCGACCTCTCTGATGGCGACATCAGGAGCGTGTTCGAGGCCTTCGGGAGGATCAAGTCCTGCCAGCTGGCCCGTGAGCCCCCCACGGGCCGGCACAAGGGCTACGGCTTCATCG AGTACGACAAGCCCCAGTCGTCCCAGGACGCTGTTGCCTCCATGAACCTGTTTGACCTGGGGGGGCAGTACCTGCGGGTGGGGAAGGCCGTGACTCCGCCCATCACCCTGCTCACGCCCACGGCTCCCGGAGGACttcccgccgccgccgccgccgtcgccgccgccgctgccgccgcgGCCAAGATCACGTCTCAG gacGCGGTGGGGGCATCGGTGATCGGAGCGTTGACCGGACCGGCGCTGCTGGCGCTGCCCCAGGCCGTCATGGCTGCTCAGGCCCCAGGTGTGATCacag GTGTGACTCCTGCTCGGCCCGTCCTGCCCCAGGTGGGGCTGGTGAACCCAGTGCTGGCCACGCCCCCGGGGTCTGCGGTCCGGTTTGACTCTGAGGCccagaggaaagaggaagaggccCGACAGGACGGGGCGCCGGGGCCCCTGAGCCAGGAGGGGCCCCTGAGCCTCAGCAGCAGCGCCCGGCAGCTGGTGATGAGGAAGCTGCTCCGCAAGCAGGAG TCTACGGTGATGGTCCTGAGGAACATGGTGGGCCCCGACGACATCGACGACGCCCTGGAGGGTGAGGTGACGGAGGAGTGCGGGAAGTTCGGGCGCGTGCGGCGGGTGGTGATCTACCAGGAGCGGCAGGGCGAGGAGGACGACGCCGACGTCATCGTCAAGATCTTTGTGGGCTTCTCCCAGGGGTCGGAGGTCAACCGGGCCGTCCGGGCCCTCCACCACCGCTGGTTCGGGGGCCGCCAGGTGGTGGCCGAGGAGTACGACCAGGAGCGCTTCGACAACAGCGACCTGTCGGCGTag
- the LOC137612628 gene encoding homeobox protein Mohawk-like isoform X1 → MESESLLRLDGDRRAEDRSRLDAVDLPQREEKTELLPRRDAEDRRYGSRVGGVKVRHRRQVLQDMARPLKHWLYRHRDNPYPTKTQKVLLALGSHMTLVQVSNWFANARRRLKNTVRQPDLSWALRIQLYNQCIVGNAERLSVCSDDASDDGGRPQTPVAQDGFRSSAHRNRLQSQSGVIATADSAHSDDSASPPSKYKSSLLHRYLNDTLRHVMVEGVASAHGGRRHFQPFGSSEDDQEVVSLPPETEANGVFRTGQMDDPPAERHREQQQSRGGRSQGWKEIHAAVALTHLAQGQGDAPQGWPQGPSRSRGPPWP, encoded by the exons ATGGAGTCTGAGTCGCTGCTGCGTCTGGACGGCGACAGGAGAGCAGAGGACAGAAGCCGATTGGACGCTGTGGACTTACctcagagagaggagaagacGGAGCTGCTGCCACGCCGGGACGCCGAGGACAGGAGGTACGG GTCCCGTGTGGGCGGGGTCAAGGTTCGCCACAGGAGGCAGGTGCTGCAGGACATGGCCCGCCCCCTGAAGCACTGGCTGTACCGACACAGGGACAACCCCTACCCCACCAAGACCCAGAAGGTGCTGCTGGCGCTGGGCTCACACATGACACTGGTGCag gtgtccAACTGGTTCGCCAACGCGCGGCGGCGGCTGAAGAACACGGTGAGGCAGCCTGACCTGAGCTGGGCACTGAGGATCCAGCTGTACaaccagtgcattgtgggaaacgcCGAGAGGCTGAGCGTGTGCAGCGACGACGCCTCGGACG ACGGGGGCCGCCCACAGACGCCTGTCGCTCAGGACGGCTtcagaagctccgcccacagaAACCGCCTCCAGAGCCAGAGCGGCGTCATCGCCACAGCTGACTCCGCCCACAGCGACGACAGTGCGTCGCCTCCGTCCAAATACAAGAGCAGCCTGCTGCACCGCTACCTGAACGACACGCTGAGGCACGTGATGGTGGAGGGCGTGGCCTCGGCCCACGGGGGGCGGCGCCACTTTCAGCCCTTCGGCTCCAGCGAGGACGACCAGGAAGTCGTTTCTCTACCGCCTGAAACCGAGGCCAACGGCGTGTTCCGGAcgg GTCAGATGGACGACCCCCCAGCTGAACGCCACAG ggagcagcagcagagtcgaggggggcggagtcagggcTGGAAGGAGATCCACGCCGCCGTAGCCCTGACCCACCTGGCCCAGGGGCAGGGTGACGCCCCGCAGGGTTGGCCCCAGGGCCCTTCTCGCTCACGGGGCCCGCCATGGCCCTGA
- the LOC137612630 gene encoding ras-related protein Rab-18-like: protein MDEDVLTTLKLLIIGESGVGKSSLLLRFTDDTFDPDQTATIGVDFKVKTLAIDGNSAKLAIWDTAGQERFRTLTPSYYRGAQGVILVYDVTKRETFTKLENWLNELETYTTRNDIVKMLVGNKIDKDDREVDRNEGLKFARKHSMLFIEASAKTKDGVQCAFEELVEKILQTPGLWESESQGQRLHLGEQQQGGGRCGGYCSIP, encoded by the exons ATGGATGAAGACGTTCTGACGACCCTCAAGCTGCTCATCATCGGCGAGAGCGGCGTCGGGAAGTCCAG TCTCCTCCTGAGGTTCACTGACGACACCTTTGACCCGGACCAGACAGCAACCatag GTGTGGACTTCAAAGTGAAGACTCTGGCTATCGACGGGAACAGCGCTAAGCTCGCCATCTGG GACACGGCTGGACAGGAGCGGTTTCGCACCCTGACGCCCAGCTACTACCGGGGGGCTCAGGGCGTGATCCTCG TTTACGACGTGACGAAGCGTGAGACGTTCACCAAGCTGGAGAACTGGCTGAACGAACTGGAGACCTACACGACGCGCAACGACATCGTGAAGATGCTGGTGGGGAACAAGATCGATAAG GACGACCGTGAAGTGGACAGAAACGAGGGGCTGAAGTTTGCTCGGAAACACTCGATGCTTTTCATTG AGGCCAGCGCCAAGACCAAAGATGGCGTCCAGTGTGCGTTTgaggagctggtggagaagATCCTCCAGACCCCGGGGCTGTGGGAGAGCGAGAGCCAGGGCCAGAGGCTCCATctgggggagcagcagcagggcgGGGGCCGATGTGGAGGCTACTGCTCCATCCCCTGA
- the LOC137612628 gene encoding homeobox protein Mohawk-like isoform X2, which yields MESESLLRLDGDRRAEDRSRLDAVDLPQREEKTELLPRRDAEDRRSRVGGVKVRHRRQVLQDMARPLKHWLYRHRDNPYPTKTQKVLLALGSHMTLVQVSNWFANARRRLKNTVRQPDLSWALRIQLYNQCIVGNAERLSVCSDDASDDGGRPQTPVAQDGFRSSAHRNRLQSQSGVIATADSAHSDDSASPPSKYKSSLLHRYLNDTLRHVMVEGVASAHGGRRHFQPFGSSEDDQEVVSLPPETEANGVFRTGQMDDPPAERHREQQQSRGGRSQGWKEIHAAVALTHLAQGQGDAPQGWPQGPSRSRGPPWP from the exons ATGGAGTCTGAGTCGCTGCTGCGTCTGGACGGCGACAGGAGAGCAGAGGACAGAAGCCGATTGGACGCTGTGGACTTACctcagagagaggagaagacGGAGCTGCTGCCACGCCGGGACGCCGAGGACAGGAG GTCCCGTGTGGGCGGGGTCAAGGTTCGCCACAGGAGGCAGGTGCTGCAGGACATGGCCCGCCCCCTGAAGCACTGGCTGTACCGACACAGGGACAACCCCTACCCCACCAAGACCCAGAAGGTGCTGCTGGCGCTGGGCTCACACATGACACTGGTGCag gtgtccAACTGGTTCGCCAACGCGCGGCGGCGGCTGAAGAACACGGTGAGGCAGCCTGACCTGAGCTGGGCACTGAGGATCCAGCTGTACaaccagtgcattgtgggaaacgcCGAGAGGCTGAGCGTGTGCAGCGACGACGCCTCGGACG ACGGGGGCCGCCCACAGACGCCTGTCGCTCAGGACGGCTtcagaagctccgcccacagaAACCGCCTCCAGAGCCAGAGCGGCGTCATCGCCACAGCTGACTCCGCCCACAGCGACGACAGTGCGTCGCCTCCGTCCAAATACAAGAGCAGCCTGCTGCACCGCTACCTGAACGACACGCTGAGGCACGTGATGGTGGAGGGCGTGGCCTCGGCCCACGGGGGGCGGCGCCACTTTCAGCCCTTCGGCTCCAGCGAGGACGACCAGGAAGTCGTTTCTCTACCGCCTGAAACCGAGGCCAACGGCGTGTTCCGGAcgg GTCAGATGGACGACCCCCCAGCTGAACGCCACAG ggagcagcagcagagtcgaggggggcggagtcagggcTGGAAGGAGATCCACGCCGCCGTAGCCCTGACCCACCTGGCCCAGGGGCAGGGTGACGCCCCGCAGGGTTGGCCCCAGGGCCCTTCTCGCTCACGGGGCCCGCCATGGCCCTGA
- the bfsp2 gene encoding phakinin isoform X1 → MPLPRCRSSILGQLSSERPAGAPGGRVGSVAAAHRGVYVGSAPSAGGASCLGTRVSRRALGISSVFLQGLRSSVAPVVPRTLGPGGGSAGLSGGLMEYRDKVHALERLNQQLEQQIRLSLDGRVARAGEWGGLRREWEDVYRQVSQAILDNARLMLQTENVQANAEDFKERSEVTPAAHRSRIGVMLEYYGLSDEHLSPSCRYENEQPFRKAVEEEISSLYKVIDDADLTRAELEEQMENMRAELRSLELHHEQDVRVLYNQMAGREVDEPDAPLETSLDQILASIRSHWEKVTERNRAEAEGYLECKEAQGVSLSPEEQTLEALKAECHQTGCQIQSLQAETESIRALKRGLENSLGDARHWHDLELQNLGSLVAKLEAELADIRGEIEQQRHDYDTMLGHKQRLEQEIGTYHGLLDGEESRLQTGEAACPSVHSEPEGAVASDSGPPDTRTETPGPPGPDQ, encoded by the exons ATGCCTCTGCCCCGCTGCCGCTCATCCATCCTGGGACAGCTGTCCTCGGAGCGCCCAGCCGGCGCCCCTGGCGGGCGGGTCGGCTCGGTCGCCGCCGCCCACCGGGGCGTCTACGtgggctccgccccctcagcAGGCGGGGCCTCCTGCCTGGGGACACGTGTGTCCCGGCGGGCGCTGGGCATCAGCAGCGTGTTCCTCCAGGGCCTGAGGAGCAGCGTGGCCCCCGTGGTGCCCCGGACCCTGGGTCCCGGGGGGGGGTCGGCCGGTCTGAGCGGCGGTCTGATGGAGTACCGGGACAAGGTCCACGCCCTGGAGCGCCTCaaccagcagctggagcagcagaTCCGCCTCAGCCTGGACGGCAGGGTCGCCCGCGCCGGGGAGTGGGGGGGCCTCCGGAGGGAGTGGGAGGACGTGTACCGACAG gtgagcCAGGCGATCCTGGATAACGCTCGTCTGATGCTGCAGACGGAGAACGTCCAGGCCAACGCTGAGGACTTCaaggagaggtcagaggtcacgccgGCTGCTCATCGGTCCCGTATCGGTGTCATGTTGGAGTATTATGGGCTGTCAGACGAACACCTGTCTCCATCCTGCAGGTACGAGAACGAGCAGCCGTTCAGGAaggcggtggaggaggagatcaGCTCGCTGTACAAAGTGATCGACGACGCCGACCTGACGAGGGCGGAGCtagaggagcagatggagaacatGAGGGCGGAGCTACGCAGCCTGGAGCTCCACCACGAACAG GATGTGCGTGTCCTCTACAACCAGATGGCGGGGCGGGAGGTGGACGAACCCGACGCCCCCCTAGAAACCAGTCTGGACCAGATCCTGGCCTCCATTAGGAGCCACTGGGAGAAGGTGACCGAGAGGAACCGGGCCGAGGCGGAGGGCTACCTGGAGTGTAAG GAGGCGCAGGGCGTGTCCCTGAGCCCCGAGGAGCAGACGCTGGAGGCACTGAAGGCCGAGTGTCACCAGACCGGCTGTCAGATCCAGAGCCTGCAGGCCGAGACCGAGTCCATCAGAGCGCTG AAACGAGGTCTTGAGAACTCCCTGGGCGACGCCCGGCACTGGCACGACCTGGAGCTGCAGAACCTGGGCTCGCTGGTGGCcaagctggaggcggagctcgcCGACATCCGCGGCGAGATCGAGCAGCAGCGGCACGACTACGACACGATGCTGGGGCACAAGCAGCGCCTGGAGCAGGAGATCGGGACCTACCACGGCCTGCTGGACGGCGAGGAGAGCCGCCTGCAGACGGGCGAGGCGGC gtgtcCAAGTGTGCATTCAGAGCCTGAAGGAGCAGTCGCTTCTGATTCCGGTCCCCCAGACACCAGGACCGAGACTCCAGGACCCCCAGGACCTGACCAGTGA
- the bfsp2 gene encoding phakinin isoform X2: MPLPRCRSSILGQLSSERPAGAPGGRVGSVAAAHRGVYVGSAPSAGGASCLGTRVSRRALGISSVFLQGLRSSVAPVVPRTLGPGGGSAGLSGGLMEYRDKVHALERLNQQLEQQIRLSLDGRVARAGEWGGLRREWEDVYRQVSQAILDNARLMLQTENVQANAEDFKERYENEQPFRKAVEEEISSLYKVIDDADLTRAELEEQMENMRAELRSLELHHEQDVRVLYNQMAGREVDEPDAPLETSLDQILASIRSHWEKVTERNRAEAEGYLECKEAQGVSLSPEEQTLEALKAECHQTGCQIQSLQAETESIRALKRGLENSLGDARHWHDLELQNLGSLVAKLEAELADIRGEIEQQRHDYDTMLGHKQRLEQEIGTYHGLLDGEESRLQTGEAACPSVHSEPEGAVASDSGPPDTRTETPGPPGPDQ, encoded by the exons ATGCCTCTGCCCCGCTGCCGCTCATCCATCCTGGGACAGCTGTCCTCGGAGCGCCCAGCCGGCGCCCCTGGCGGGCGGGTCGGCTCGGTCGCCGCCGCCCACCGGGGCGTCTACGtgggctccgccccctcagcAGGCGGGGCCTCCTGCCTGGGGACACGTGTGTCCCGGCGGGCGCTGGGCATCAGCAGCGTGTTCCTCCAGGGCCTGAGGAGCAGCGTGGCCCCCGTGGTGCCCCGGACCCTGGGTCCCGGGGGGGGGTCGGCCGGTCTGAGCGGCGGTCTGATGGAGTACCGGGACAAGGTCCACGCCCTGGAGCGCCTCaaccagcagctggagcagcagaTCCGCCTCAGCCTGGACGGCAGGGTCGCCCGCGCCGGGGAGTGGGGGGGCCTCCGGAGGGAGTGGGAGGACGTGTACCGACAG gtgagcCAGGCGATCCTGGATAACGCTCGTCTGATGCTGCAGACGGAGAACGTCCAGGCCAACGCTGAGGACTTCaaggagag GTACGAGAACGAGCAGCCGTTCAGGAaggcggtggaggaggagatcaGCTCGCTGTACAAAGTGATCGACGACGCCGACCTGACGAGGGCGGAGCtagaggagcagatggagaacatGAGGGCGGAGCTACGCAGCCTGGAGCTCCACCACGAACAG GATGTGCGTGTCCTCTACAACCAGATGGCGGGGCGGGAGGTGGACGAACCCGACGCCCCCCTAGAAACCAGTCTGGACCAGATCCTGGCCTCCATTAGGAGCCACTGGGAGAAGGTGACCGAGAGGAACCGGGCCGAGGCGGAGGGCTACCTGGAGTGTAAG GAGGCGCAGGGCGTGTCCCTGAGCCCCGAGGAGCAGACGCTGGAGGCACTGAAGGCCGAGTGTCACCAGACCGGCTGTCAGATCCAGAGCCTGCAGGCCGAGACCGAGTCCATCAGAGCGCTG AAACGAGGTCTTGAGAACTCCCTGGGCGACGCCCGGCACTGGCACGACCTGGAGCTGCAGAACCTGGGCTCGCTGGTGGCcaagctggaggcggagctcgcCGACATCCGCGGCGAGATCGAGCAGCAGCGGCACGACTACGACACGATGCTGGGGCACAAGCAGCGCCTGGAGCAGGAGATCGGGACCTACCACGGCCTGCTGGACGGCGAGGAGAGCCGCCTGCAGACGGGCGAGGCGGC gtgtcCAAGTGTGCATTCAGAGCCTGAAGGAGCAGTCGCTTCTGATTCCGGTCCCCCAGACACCAGGACCGAGACTCCAGGACCCCCAGGACCTGACCAGTGA
- the klhl18 gene encoding kelch-like protein 18, translating to MGDVPCEELEDPVHFSVRDLPARGYVVMEEIRRQGKLCDVTLKVGGHKFSAHRIVLAASIPYFHAMFTNDMMECKQDEILMQGLDPSALEALINFAYNGRVAIDQQNVQSLLIGSSFLQLQNVKDACCSFLQDRLHPKNCLGVRRFADAMMCTSLFAAASSFVQQHFLDVTPSDEFLSLPPDDLLELLGSDELNVTAEEQVFEAVLSWVHHDRDHREALLPDLLSKIRLPLCRPQFLSDRVQQDELVRCCHRCRDLVDEAKDFHLMPERRPHLPPFKTRQRCCTSITGLIYAVGGLNSSGDSLNVVEVFDPVGNFWERCQPMRTARSRVGVAVVNGLLYAIGGYDGQSRLSTVEVYNPETDSWTRVSSMNSQRSAMGTVVVDGHIYVCGGYDGKSSLNSVERYSPESDRWTVVTEMSASRSAAGVTVFDGRIFVSGGHDGLQIFNTVESYNHHTDRWHAVAAMLNKRCRHGAAALGSHMYVAGGYDGSGFLSGAEVFSSASGQWSLLVAMNTRRSRVSLVATAGRLYAVGGYDGQSNLSSVETFNPDTNRWTFRAAMASHEGGVGVACIPLQPA from the exons ATGGGAGACGTTCCCTGCGAGGAGCTCGAGGACCCGGTCCACTTCTCGGTGCGCGACCTGCCCGCGCGCGGCTATGTCGTCATGGAGGAGATCCGACGTCAGGGGAAGCTCTGTGACGTCACGCTGAAG GTGGGGGGTCATAAGTTCAGCGCCCACCGGATCGTGCTCGCGGCGTCGATCCCGTATTTTCACGCCATGTTCACCAACGACATGATGGAGTGTAAGCAGGACGAGATCCTGATGCAGGGGCTGGACCCcag CGCTCTGGAGGCTCTCATCAACTTTGCGTACAACGGGCGCGTGGCCATCGACCAGCAGAATGTCCAGTCGCTCCTGATTGGCTCCAGCTTCCTGCAGCTGCAGAACGTCAAGGACGCCTGCTGCTCCTTCCTGCAGGACAG GCTCCACCCTAAGAACTGCCTGGGGGTGCGGCGCTTCGCCGACGCCATGATGTGCACGTCGCTGTTCGCCGCCGCCAGCAGCTTCGTGCAGCAGCACTTCCTGGACGTCACGCCGTCCGACGAGTTCTTGTCCCTCCCCCCCGACgacctgctggagctgctgggcaGCGACGAGCTGAACGTCACCGCCGAGGAGCAG GTGTTCGAGGCCGTCCTGTCCTGGGTGCATCACGACCGTGACCACCGGGAGGCGCTGCTGCCCGACCTGCTGTCAAAGATACGACTTCCTCTCTGCCGCCCCCAGTTCCTGTCCGACCGCGTGCAGCAGGACGAGCTGGTGCGCTGCTGCCACCGCTGCAG ggACCTGGTGGATGAGGCTAAGGACTTCCACCTGATGCCGGAGCGTCGCCCCCACCTGCCCCCCTTCAAGACCAGACAGAGGTGCTGCACCTCTATCACGGGACTCATCTATGCTGTGGGGGGGCTCAACAGCTCAG GTGACTCGCTCAACGTGGTGGAGGTGTTTGATCCCGTGGGGAACTTCTGGGAGCGCTGTCAGCCAATGAGGACGGCCCGCAGCAGAGTGGGCGTGGCTGTCGTCAACGGGCTGCTGTACGCCATCGGCGGATACGACGGCCAATCACGTCTCAGCACGGTGGAGGTTTACAACCCAGAGACGGACAGCTGGACACGCGTGTCCAGCATGAACAGTCAGCGCAG CGCCATGGGGACGGTGGTGGTGGACGGTCACATCTACGTCTGCGGCGGCTACGACGGGAAGTCGTCCCTGAACTCCGTGGAGCGCTACTCCCCCGAGAGCGACAG GTGGACCGTCGTCACGGAGATGAGCGCGAGCCGCAGCGCTGCAGGTGTGACGGTGTTTGATGGGCGGATCTTTGTCTCCGGCGGCCATGACGGTTTACAGATCTTCAACACG GTGGAGTCCTACAACCATCACACGGACCGCTGGCACGCGGTGGCAGCCATGCTGAACAAGCGTTGCCGCCACGGGGCGGCGGCGCTGGGGAGTCACATGTACGTGGCGGGGGGCTACGACGGCTCGGGCTTCCTGAGCGGCGCTGAGGTGTTCAGCTCGGCGTCGGGCCAGTGGAGCCTCCTGGTGGCCATGAACACGCGGCGCAGCCGGGTGTCGCTGGTGGCCACGGCGGGCCGGTTGTACGCCGTGGGCGGCTATGACGGCCAGTCCAACCTGAGCTCCGTGGAGACGTTCAACCCCGACACCAACCGCTGGACCTTCAGGGCCGCCATGGCCAGCCACGAGGGCGGCGTGGGCGTGGCCTGCATCCCGCTGCAGCCCGCCTAG
- the puf60a gene encoding poly(U)-binding-splicing factor PUF60a isoform X2 — MAVTASAGGPAVVMENGQNTPTKLGLPPLTANQQEALQKAKKYAMEQSIRSVLVKQTLSQQQLSSLQVASLSMGLGDTPSPLQSVAAQRQRALAIMCRVYVGSIYYELGEDTIRQAFAPFGPIKSIDMSWDSVTMKHKGFAFVEYDMPEAAQLALEQMNSVLLGGRNIKVGRPSNIGQAQPIIDQLAEEARGFNRIYVASVHPDLSDGDIRSVFEAFGRIKSCQLAREPPTGRHKGYGFIEYDKPQSSQDAVASMNLFDLGGQYLRVGKAVTPPITLLTPTAPGGLPAAAAAVAAAAAAAAKITSQDAVGASVIGALTGPALLALPQAVMAAQAPGVITGVTPARPVLPQVGLVNPVLATPPGSAVRFDSEAQRKEEEARQDGAPGPLSQEGPLSLSSSARQLVMRKLLRKQESTVMVLRNMVGPDDIDDALEGEVTEECGKFGRVRRVVIYQERQGEEDDADVIVKIFVGFSQGSEVNRAVRALHHRWFGGRQVVAEEYDQERFDNSDLSA, encoded by the exons ATGGCGGTGACGGCTTCAGCG GGAGGGCCGGCCGTCGTCATGGAGAACGGGCAGAACACCCCCACTAAACTGGGCCTCCCCCCGCTCACAGCcaaccagcaggaggcgctgcagAAG GCCAAGAAGTACGCCATGGAGCAGAGCATCAGGAGCGTCCTGGTCAAACAGACGCTgagtcagcagcagctcagcagccTGCAG gtgGCGTCTCTGTCGATGGGGCTGGGGGACACCCCGTCTCCTCTCCAGTCG GTGGCGGCGCAGCGCCAGCGGGCCCTGGCCATCATGTGTCGGGTGTACGTGGGGTCCATCTACTACGAGCTGGGGGAGGACACCATCAGACAGGCCTTCGCCCCGTTCGGACCAATCAAAAGCATCGACATGTCCTGGGACTCCGTCACCATGAAGCACAAG GGCTTCGCCTTCGTGGAGTATGACATGCCAGAGGCAGCTCAGCTGGCGCTGGAGCAGATGAACTCCGTCCTGCTGGGGGGCCGCAACATCAAG GTGGGGAGGCCCAGTAACATCGGCCAGGCTCAGCCAATCATCGACCAGCTGGCGGAGGAGGCGCGGGGCTTCAACCGGATCTACGTGGCGTCCGTCCACCCCGACCTCTCTGATGGCGACATCAGGAGCGTGTTCGAGGCCTTCGGGAGGATCAAGTCCTGCCAGCTGGCCCGTGAGCCCCCCACGGGCCGGCACAAGGGCTACGGCTTCATCG AGTACGACAAGCCCCAGTCGTCCCAGGACGCTGTTGCCTCCATGAACCTGTTTGACCTGGGGGGGCAGTACCTGCGGGTGGGGAAGGCCGTGACTCCGCCCATCACCCTGCTCACGCCCACGGCTCCCGGAGGACttcccgccgccgccgccgccgtcgccgccgccgctgccgccgcgGCCAAGATCACGTCTCAG gacGCGGTGGGGGCATCGGTGATCGGAGCGTTGACCGGACCGGCGCTGCTGGCGCTGCCCCAGGCCGTCATGGCTGCTCAGGCCCCAGGTGTGATCacag GTGTGACTCCTGCTCGGCCCGTCCTGCCCCAGGTGGGGCTGGTGAACCCAGTGCTGGCCACGCCCCCGGGGTCTGCGGTCCGGTTTGACTCTGAGGCccagaggaaagaggaagaggccCGACAGGACGGGGCGCCGGGGCCCCTGAGCCAGGAGGGGCCCCTGAGCCTCAGCAGCAGCGCCCGGCAGCTGGTGATGAGGAAGCTGCTCCGCAAGCAGGAG TCTACGGTGATGGTCCTGAGGAACATGGTGGGCCCCGACGACATCGACGACGCCCTGGAGGGTGAGGTGACGGAGGAGTGCGGGAAGTTCGGGCGCGTGCGGCGGGTGGTGATCTACCAGGAGCGGCAGGGCGAGGAGGACGACGCCGACGTCATCGTCAAGATCTTTGTGGGCTTCTCCCAGGGGTCGGAGGTCAACCGGGCCGTCCGGGCCCTCCACCACCGCTGGTTCGGGGGCCGCCAGGTGGTGGCCGAGGAGTACGACCAGGAGCGCTTCGACAACAGCGACCTGTCGGCGTag